The following are encoded together in the Oncorhynchus tshawytscha isolate Ot180627B unplaced genomic scaffold, Otsh_v2.0 Un_contig_276_pilon_pilon, whole genome shotgun sequence genome:
- the LOC112236394 gene encoding zinc finger protein Pegasus isoform X2, with the protein MDDDLKPLDFIKDFQEYLTQQTHHVNMISGSVGGEIEPDHLQAAALPDSDHHNGSVEVSLDDSSGLLVDGFQRTFDGKLKCSYCSYASKGTARLIEHIRIHTGEKPHRCQLCPFASAYERHLEAHMRSHTGEKPYKCDLCSFRCSDRSNLSHHRRRRHKLLPMKGAGLPAFLSNKKMLNVLQKKSGSSLGLGGYSRHLLINFSPPSMVVGKPDYLNHEVYESDVKDHGTGGGASRDVNSDMMVDNNPLNQLSTLAGQLSNLPPVDQTPVSPDRLSCNDVKPFLIQQASGAPIAVSVSLSTSQSGAHHHHYHHHHHQTSSPTSPEDLQPPAGHSRNYSPSPVDPEPSSEHSAHTRTSSASISNSQPSTPALLGSTQHPDPQMLHSCQHCDTYFSDNIMYTIHMGCHGYENPFQCNVCGCKCRNKYDFACHFARGQHTQ; encoded by the exons ATGGATGATGATCTAAAACCTCTGGATTTCATAAAGGACTTTCAAGAGTACCTGACACAGCAAACACACCATGTCAACATGATCTCGGGCTCTGTCGGTGGGGAGATAGAGCCCGACCACCTCCAAGCTG CAGCTCTCCCAGACAGTGATCATCACAATGGGTCGGTGGAAGTCTCTCTGGACGACAGCTCTGGGCTGCTGGTGGACGGCTTTCAGAGGACTTTCGACGGCAAGCTCAAGTGTAGCTACTGCAGCTACGCCAGTAAAGGCACCGCTCGCCTGATAGAGCACATCAGAATTCACACAG GAGAGAAGCCTCACCGCTGCCAGCTGTGCCCCTTCGCCTCTGCCTACGAGCGCCACCTTGAGGCCCACATGCGCTCCCACACGGGAGAGAAGCCCTACAAGTGTGACCTCTGCTCCTTCCGTTGCAGCGACCGCAGTAACCTGTCCCACCACCGCCGGCGCCGCCACAAGCTTTTACCCATGAAGGGGGCGGGGCTGCCCGCCTTCCTGTCCAACAAGAAGATGCTGAACGTCCTACAGAAGAAGAGTGGCAGCTCCCTGGGCCTGGGAGGCTACAGCAGACACCTCCTCATCAACTTCAGCCCTCCCTCCATGGTGGTGGGGAAACCAGACTACCTGAACCACGAGGTGTACGAGAGCGATGTGAAGGACCATGGGACTGGAGGAGGAGCCAGCAGGGATGTCAACAGTGACATGATGGTGGACAATAATCCTCTGAACCAGCTGTCTACGCTGGCAGGCCAGTTGTCCAACCTCCCCCCAGTGGACCAGACCCCTGTGTCTCCTGACAGACTGTCCTGTAACGACGTCAAGCCGTTCCTCATCCAGCAGGCCTCTGGTGCACCGATTGCAGTGTCAGTATCTTTGTCCACCAGTCAAAGTGgtgcccaccaccaccactaccaccaccaccaccaccaaacctCCTCCCCAACCAGCCCCGAGGACCTCCAACCCCCTGCAGGCCATAGCAGGAACTACAGCCCCAGCCCTGTGGACCCAGAACCCAGCAGTgagcacagtgcacacacacgcaccagcTCAGCTAGCATTAGTAACAGCCAGCCCAGTACCCCTGCCCTGCTCGGTAGCACACAGCACCCAGACCCACAGATGCTGCACAGCTGCCAGCACTGCGACACCTACTTTTCAGACAACATCATGTATACCATTCACATGGGTTGCCACGGCTACGAGAACCCCTTCCAGTGTAATGTCTGTGGCTGTAAGTGCAGGAACAAGTATGACTTCGCCTGCCACTTCGCTCGCGGGCAGCACACGCAGTGA
- the LOC112236394 gene encoding zinc finger protein Pegasus isoform X1 — translation MDDDLKPLDFIKDFQEYLTQQTHHVNMISGSVGGEIEPDHLQAVAALPDSDHHNGSVEVSLDDSSGLLVDGFQRTFDGKLKCSYCSYASKGTARLIEHIRIHTGEKPHRCQLCPFASAYERHLEAHMRSHTGEKPYKCDLCSFRCSDRSNLSHHRRRRHKLLPMKGAGLPAFLSNKKMLNVLQKKSGSSLGLGGYSRHLLINFSPPSMVVGKPDYLNHEVYESDVKDHGTGGGASRDVNSDMMVDNNPLNQLSTLAGQLSNLPPVDQTPVSPDRLSCNDVKPFLIQQASGAPIAVSVSLSTSQSGAHHHHYHHHHHQTSSPTSPEDLQPPAGHSRNYSPSPVDPEPSSEHSAHTRTSSASISNSQPSTPALLGSTQHPDPQMLHSCQHCDTYFSDNIMYTIHMGCHGYENPFQCNVCGCKCRNKYDFACHFARGQHTQ, via the exons ATGGATGATGATCTAAAACCTCTGGATTTCATAAAGGACTTTCAAGAGTACCTGACACAGCAAACACACCATGTCAACATGATCTCGGGCTCTGTCGGTGGGGAGATAGAGCCCGACCACCTCCAAGCTG TAGCAGCTCTCCCAGACAGTGATCATCACAATGGGTCGGTGGAAGTCTCTCTGGACGACAGCTCTGGGCTGCTGGTGGACGGCTTTCAGAGGACTTTCGACGGCAAGCTCAAGTGTAGCTACTGCAGCTACGCCAGTAAAGGCACCGCTCGCCTGATAGAGCACATCAGAATTCACACAG GAGAGAAGCCTCACCGCTGCCAGCTGTGCCCCTTCGCCTCTGCCTACGAGCGCCACCTTGAGGCCCACATGCGCTCCCACACGGGAGAGAAGCCCTACAAGTGTGACCTCTGCTCCTTCCGTTGCAGCGACCGCAGTAACCTGTCCCACCACCGCCGGCGCCGCCACAAGCTTTTACCCATGAAGGGGGCGGGGCTGCCCGCCTTCCTGTCCAACAAGAAGATGCTGAACGTCCTACAGAAGAAGAGTGGCAGCTCCCTGGGCCTGGGAGGCTACAGCAGACACCTCCTCATCAACTTCAGCCCTCCCTCCATGGTGGTGGGGAAACCAGACTACCTGAACCACGAGGTGTACGAGAGCGATGTGAAGGACCATGGGACTGGAGGAGGAGCCAGCAGGGATGTCAACAGTGACATGATGGTGGACAATAATCCTCTGAACCAGCTGTCTACGCTGGCAGGCCAGTTGTCCAACCTCCCCCCAGTGGACCAGACCCCTGTGTCTCCTGACAGACTGTCCTGTAACGACGTCAAGCCGTTCCTCATCCAGCAGGCCTCTGGTGCACCGATTGCAGTGTCAGTATCTTTGTCCACCAGTCAAAGTGgtgcccaccaccaccactaccaccaccaccaccaccaaacctCCTCCCCAACCAGCCCCGAGGACCTCCAACCCCCTGCAGGCCATAGCAGGAACTACAGCCCCAGCCCTGTGGACCCAGAACCCAGCAGTgagcacagtgcacacacacgcaccagcTCAGCTAGCATTAGTAACAGCCAGCCCAGTACCCCTGCCCTGCTCGGTAGCACACAGCACCCAGACCCACAGATGCTGCACAGCTGCCAGCACTGCGACACCTACTTTTCAGACAACATCATGTATACCATTCACATGGGTTGCCACGGCTACGAGAACCCCTTCCAGTGTAATGTCTGTGGCTGTAAGTGCAGGAACAAGTATGACTTCGCCTGCCACTTCGCTCGCGGGCAGCACACGCAGTGA
- the LOC121845185 gene encoding uncharacterized protein LOC121845185 has product MCSLVHIQIDSMCSLVHIQIDSMCSLVHIQIDSMCSLVHIQIDSMCSLVHIQIDSMCSLVHIQIDSMCSLVHIQIDSMCSLVHIQIDSMCSLVHIQIDSMCSLVHIQIDSMCSLVHIQIDSMCSLVHIQIDSMCSLVHIQIDSMCSLVHIQIDSMCSLVHIQIDSMCSLVHIQIDSMCSLVHIQIDSMCSLVHIQIDSMCSLVHIQIDSMCSLVHIQIDSMCSLVHIQIDSMCSLVHIQIDSMCSLVHIQIDSMCSLIHVFSGPHSD; this is encoded by the exons ATGTGTTCTCTGGTCCACATTCAGATTGATTCCATGTGTTCTCTGGTCCACATTCAGATTGATTCCATGTGTTCTCTGGTCCACATTCAGATTGATTCCATGTGTTCTCTGGTCCACATTCAGATTGATTCCATGTGTTCTCTGGTCCACATTCAGATTGATTCCATGTGTTCTCTGGTCCACATTCAGATTGATTCCATGTGTTCTCTGGTCCACATTCAGATTGATTCCATGTGTTCTCTGGTCCACATTCAGATTGATTCCATGTGTTCTCTGGTCCACATTCAGATTGATTCCATGTGTTCTCTGGTCCACATTCAGATTGATTCCATGTGTTCTCTGGTCCACATTCAGATTGATTCCATGTGTTCTCTGGTCCACATTCAGATTGATTCCATGTGTTCTCTGGTCCACATTCAGATTGATTCCATGTGTTCTCTGGTCCACATTCAGATTGATTCCATGTGTTCTCTGGTCCACATTCAGATTGATTCCATGTGTTCTCTGGTCCACATTCAGATTGATTCCATGTGTTCTCTGGTCCACATTCAGATTGATTCCATGTGTTCTCTGGTCCACATTCAGATTGATTCCATGTGTTCTCTGGTCCACATTCAGATTGATTCCATGTGTTCTCTGGTCCACATTCAG ATTGATTCCATGTGTTCTCTGGTCCACATTCAGATTGATTCCATGTGTTCTCTGGTCCACATTCAGATTGATTCCATGTGTTCTCTGGTCCACATTCAGATTGATTCCATGTGTTCTCTGATCCATGTGTTCTCTGGTCCACATTCAGATTGA